The DNA region CAAAATATCGATCACTGTTGTTGTAGTTTCCAAAaaatttttcgttttttttttaataagcttATGCTATTTGATGTTTATTACCACAACAAATTtctctaattatattatttttttaaaaaattttaataacttAATGAACATTTtctaatctttttaaatcatgaaaTTAGATCAAAAAGGTTTTATAGTTGTTATTTTCCTATTCTGTCTTCCATTTTTCAAGTtgattttgtattgaaattttcttaattgaaattttaaagttCAGAGAATCATATTTGGTAGAAATAGATtagataattaatattttaatagaatattgataaattttaaaatttattatttgatattattaaaaaatgattagttaaatttataaaaaaataaatttttaattaaatttgagCTAAATTTTGATTAAGCCACTAATAATGCTGTTGCCCTGAAAAATTTCAGCGTCATTCCGAAGTAACCCCGTTGAGAATCCCGATTCCCCGTCTCAGCGCGTGACCCACCGTTTCTAATATCAGCGGCTACATACAACGCTGGAATTTTCAAAACCTTCAATGTGGGCGCGTGACAAGTTTACtgtttcactctctctctccaacctctattaaggatattattatttttttaaatagaaataatatttataattatgattgtataaataatatataattattttaaaaaaataaattaatataagattcagataaaaattttttaattataaatcttattttttttaaaataattacgatGCTTTTGTAATTTTACGACCGTAGGTAACATTTCTATAAATAACCACACCAATCGCACACTCACCGTATCTGTGTTAAATCTCACTCTCTTCTCTCAGTTTCTACTTTTTCCCCATCTCAGCTCTCAATTCTGCGCCGTCTTCCCCCGATCGCCATGGGTAACTAGATCAAATACCGTTTTCTGTTCGTTCATTTATACGTGATTCGTTTCGTTTGCTGATTTGCTTTTCGTTTCCATCCTTTTATattgcttattttttattttttggtatatTTACAGCCTCGGACAAGAAGATCAAGATCGGAATCAACGGTAAATTTTTCCGATCTCTCAAGTGattgtgtaattttattttgttacccGTTCTGGTAGATGATTTTCCGATGAGTTCTGTTTGTTTGTTCGTATACTGTTCTGATCTGTAGGGTTCGGAAGGATTGGTCGATTGGTCGCGAGGGTTGTTCTTCAGAGAAACGATGTCGAACTTGTCGCCGTTAACGATCCCTTCATTAACACTGACTACATggtaaaattggaaaaaaaagaaaaaaaccagtTTACAGACGTATTATTAGCGAGGAAACTTGGATCTGTGTGAGACGAGAGTCATACTAATAACTGAGTATTTGACAGACATATATGTTCAAGTACGACACCGTTCACGGTCACTGGAAGCACCACGACATCAAGGTGAAGGACTCTAACACCCTTCTCTTCGGCGAGAAGGCCGTCACTGTTTTCGGCGTCAGGTAACGGTTtccattttccatatttcatcGCATAATCGGTGCATGTTTCTTTCTAGTGTGTGGTACTGTGAAGCATGGTCATCAGACTCAAAAGACGCTGTATTTTTGTGTGTGGATGGATTTCAGGAACCCAGAAGAGATCCCATGGGGACAGACTGGAGCCGAGTATATCGTTGAGTCTACTGGTGTTTTCACCGATAAGGAGAAGGCCGCTGCCCACTTGAAGGTTAGATCTTTTCGAATAAGTTAAGGTTTATTATGCGTCTTGTGGACGAAACTTTTTttgatgaaaggaaaaaaatcatcTCGCTCTCTCTCATTGAATTTTCTTGTATGATTCGATTGTTATACTTATATAGAATGAGAATTAAGAATGGGGTTTATCTGTTGGGTTTTTCATAGTGGGGGCTTTTTGTTTGATAATCAGGGTGGTGCCAAGAAGGTCATCATTTCTGCTCCAAGCAAAGATGCACCCATGTTTGTTGTCGGTGTGAACGAGAAAGAATACAAACCCGAGCTTGATATTATTTCCAACGCTAGTTGCACCACCAACTGCCTTGCTCCCCTTGCCAAGGTTTGTTTTGAAATTGATTTATATGGTTATGActactcttctttttttttttttttttttctttttttgcgaATTATTGTGCTTAATTCTGTGGTGGTATGAAATTTGTGTACAGGTTATCAATGACAATTTTGGAATTGTTGAGGGTCTCATGACCACCGTCCACTCTATCACCGGTAAGTTGTTGGTAATATAACAATCCTTCTGTGAAGTAGTTTTGGCTGTATGAATTGATGGCTTTAGTGAATATTGGTCGCTGTGTTTTGTGATTCAGCCACACAGAAGACTGTTGATGGGCCTTCAAGCAAGGACTGGAGGGGTGGAAGAGCTGCATCCTTCAACATTATCCCCAGCAGCACCGGAGCTGCCAAGGTAGTTAACTACTTTTTATTGACATTGTTGTTTGCTGTTGAGCATGGGGCTTGCTTGATTGTATAAATGTTTGTAATTGGTGACTTACGACATGCTAGTTAGAAATCTTTGCCAAATGTGTGGATGCTTAATTTGGCATGTAAAAAGCATATGCGATTGCTTTTCTCTGTCCTTGAATATCTATTGCAATTGGATTCACTTTTAGGAGTTTACGGGGTTATTATCAGATAGGTATTTTATATTGCTGTATTTAGCAGCTTGACTAATTTGCTGTATATTTTGTGGTCAAATAGGCTGTGGGGAAAGTTCTTCCAGCACTTAATGGTAAATTGACTGGAATGGCATTCCGTGTACCCACCGTGAATGTTTCAGTCGTTGACCTCACTGTCAGGCTTGAGAAGAAGGCAACCTATGAGGAGATAAAAAATGCCATCAAGTAAGTGTTGGAATATTCATCTTGTATCCTTAGACTGTGCAGGTGTCATTGTCTATAGTGAATCCTTTCTAATCTTACTTGGCAA from Carya illinoinensis cultivar Pawnee chromosome 6, C.illinoinensisPawnee_v1, whole genome shotgun sequence includes:
- the LOC122313318 gene encoding glyceraldehyde-3-phosphate dehydrogenase, cytosolic-like; translation: MASDKKIKIGINGFGRIGRLVARVVLQRNDVELVAVNDPFINTDYMTYMFKYDTVHGHWKHHDIKVKDSNTLLFGEKAVTVFGVRNPEEIPWGQTGAEYIVESTGVFTDKEKAAAHLKGGAKKVIISAPSKDAPMFVVGVNEKEYKPELDIISNASCTTNCLAPLAKVINDNFGIVEGLMTTVHSITATQKTVDGPSSKDWRGGRAASFNIIPSSTGAAKAVGKVLPALNGKLTGMAFRVPTVNVSVVDLTVRLEKKATYEEIKNAIKEASEGKLKGILGYTEDDVVSSDFVGDNRSSIFDAKAGIALNDNFVKLVSWYDNEWGYSTRVVDLIVHIASVHA